The Wansuia hejianensis genomic interval ATTTTGGGGGCAGATAATTATGAATCAAAAGGAAGGCTGGCGGTGCGGCTGGCAAAAAAAGTGGGCATGGATGCAGTGGTGGCGCACAGTGCTCCGTATACCTGTCTGATACCTCCGAGAGATCAGTTTGACACCCCGACGACTTTCACGGACCGTTTTGGGGTTCACTGTAAAGTTGTGGATACTTCATGGCCTTTGGGTATGGCAGTCAACCCCCAGGAAGTCAGCAAGGAATTGCTGGAAACCATACGGAATGCCCAAATTACGGATGAGGACGTCTTACAGGTTAAAGAAGCGGTAGAAGAGGCAGGGGATGAAATCGCTGTTTTCGGAAGCGTAAGAGGGACGTTTGGATTTCTGTTTATTTTGCTGGGTCTTGAAAATATGTCTGACGCCATTTATAATGAGCCGGAGCTGCTGACAGAAATTATTGAAGCGGCTGATGACTTCTGGACAGAGCTGGGCTTACGGCTCATCGATGCAGGCTGCGACGCCCTCTATGTGGCGAATGATATGGGAATGAACCAGAGAACGCTGCTTTCGCCGGCACAGTTCCGGGAATTTTTCTTCCCGTCGATGAAAAAGCAGATTGAAACCTGGAAAAAAGCAGGCGGCAGGGTGCTTCTTCACTCCTGCGGTAACATAGATGCCATACTGGAAGATCTGGCGGACATGGGGATTGACGCGATTAATAACATCCAGGTGCGTGCCGGTATGGATCTGGCCTCCACGAAGAAACGGATTGGAGACCGGGTTACGATCGTGGGAAATGTAGATGCGACCGGTATTATGTGCCAGAGTGATCAGCAGCTGATTGCAGATGCGATTCAGGACGTAATTGACATAGCAGGCCAGGACGGCGGACTGATCATTGCGACAGACCAT includes:
- a CDS encoding uroporphyrinogen decarboxylase family protein — protein: MYTGKQRIICAFEHKKADRLPVFDAINKPDMYRDILGADNYESKGRLAVRLAKKVGMDAVVAHSAPYTCLIPPRDQFDTPTTFTDRFGVHCKVVDTSWPLGMAVNPQEVSKELLETIRNAQITDEDVLQVKEAVEEAGDEIAVFGSVRGTFGFLFILLGLENMSDAIYNEPELLTEIIEAADDFWTELGLRLIDAGCDALYVANDMGMNQRTLLSPAQFREFFFPSMKKQIETWKKAGGRVLLHSCGNIDAILEDLADMGIDAINNIQVRAGMDLASTKKRIGDRVTIVGNVDATGIMCQSDQQLIADAIQDVIDIAGQDGGLIIATDHSFHEGVPTENVIYFLNKAKELGVNDVCQANI